A section of the Clostridia bacterium genome encodes:
- a CDS encoding DUF1648 domain-containing protein, whose translation MVFRTPHTGRMPGAFYWLFGLSLLVTGGPAVPLLFGKPHPVKLVTLLVLGTVFIGMAWLMWYYHRSFNGLSYELTGTGIIINWGKKPVVIPYHEITAVTAMKLKGASRVYGMELGGYRQGIFSIYRLGKGEFYAVGDEAVLVQTGDSLYGITPLEREGFMTALQAKLREKGVSYSEQVIKQATKTKTGSSLDGWTVAGLVVGFGLILGMALAIYVLTPRLPEQIPMHYNWRGEVNRYGPPEELYILPALALVSWLPTVAIGLALTGDYPRIRRFMVALAAGLVLFMWAVLLAMILPLL comes from the coding sequence ATGGTGTTCAGAACACCCCATACCGGTCGCATGCCCGGCGCCTTCTACTGGCTGTTCGGCTTGTCCTTGCTGGTGACCGGAGGCCCGGCCGTACCGCTGCTTTTCGGAAAACCTCATCCGGTTAAACTGGTGACCCTATTGGTTTTAGGAACGGTCTTTATCGGTATGGCCTGGCTGATGTGGTATTATCATCGTTCTTTCAACGGGCTTAGTTACGAACTGACCGGGACCGGAATTATCATCAACTGGGGCAAGAAACCGGTGGTAATCCCCTATCATGAGATCACGGCCGTTACCGCCATGAAGCTGAAAGGAGCCAGCCGGGTGTACGGGATGGAGCTTGGCGGCTACCGCCAGGGTATTTTTTCCATTTACCGCTTGGGAAAGGGCGAGTTTTATGCGGTGGGGGATGAAGCCGTGTTGGTCCAAACGGGAGACAGCCTGTACGGCATAACTCCTTTGGAGCGGGAAGGATTCATGACGGCCCTGCAGGCAAAGCTGCGGGAAAAGGGTGTTTCTTACTCAGAGCAGGTAATAAAGCAAGCTACTAAAACTAAAACCGGTTCTTCCCTCGACGGGTGGACCGTAGCAGGACTGGTGGTGGGCTTTGGACTGATCCTGGGTATGGCTCTGGCCATTTACGTGCTGACACCGCGGCTGCCGGAACAGATTCCCATGCACTACAACTGGCGGGGCGAGGTCAACCGTTACGGGCCGCCGGAAGAGCTGTATATACTGCCCGCACTGGCCCTGGTCAGTTGGTTGCCCACGGTGGCGATCGGATTGGCCCTTACCGGTGATTATCCCCGGATCAGGCGATTCATGGTGGCGTTGGCCGCCGGCCTGGTTTTGTTCATGTGGGCTGTCCTTTTGGCCATGATCCTTCCTTTACTCTGA
- a CDS encoding rhodanese-like domain-containing protein, with the protein MIAGLALLLVAAVLVAGCGGAGSSSTETKAEYRYITAAEVKEKLENREEMVLLDIQVEEEWQEHHIAGSLPTHAYPVQSEEDKGKLGAVLSELEGDCPVVIVCPRGGGGAERTYNYLKEKGIAEERLFILEKGMAGWPYEELTEKGL; encoded by the coding sequence ATGATAGCCGGATTGGCGCTTTTGCTGGTAGCGGCGGTATTGGTAGCCGGCTGCGGCGGTGCTGGTTCTTCATCAACGGAAACTAAAGCCGAGTACCGGTATATCACCGCGGCGGAGGTTAAAGAAAAACTAGAAAACAGGGAAGAGATGGTGCTGCTGGATATTCAAGTGGAAGAAGAGTGGCAGGAGCATCATATCGCCGGTTCCCTTCCTACCCATGCTTATCCGGTCCAGAGCGAGGAAGATAAAGGGAAGCTGGGCGCAGTGTTGTCTGAATTAGAGGGCGATTGCCCGGTCGTCATTGTTTGCCCCAGGGGCGGCGGTGGTGCCGAGAGAACATATAATTACCTGAAAGAAAAAGGCATTGCTGAAGAAAGACTGTTCATCCTGGAAAAGGGCATGGCCGGATGGCCTTATGAGGAATTAACGGAAAAAGGCTTGTAA